The following coding sequences lie in one Chitinophagaceae bacterium genomic window:
- a CDS encoding PKD domain-containing protein, with protein MKRILLLSVLLCAFFVDSSLANVYFVTNNNPSGTGSLGGAITSANSHVGKDSVYFNIPVGSVTSRTITLSAIFPLPSITDPLVIDGTSQPVGVSFGITNAKIQIKAADYIPSAIVIAAADCEVYGLYIHHFVDGVIITGGDFKFGAVNFGNVINDCTSNCIKVTNVITGSFLSLFVGTDTLGAAGAAPLANGIYISGSKKITIGGKQAGVRNTISGNNNGLYIADSKFIDIQGNYIGTDYNGAMAVPNTNGIVMTQGTYNCEIGGDSVKERNLISGNSAAGFDLEIYSSLIDGNYIGVDASGTLPLGNGTYGIYFRNLSHDNVVGGTTAGVGNVIAYNGSEAVYFQNDGVKNISIRTNRIFCNSQLTGTGGIVTNGGNQGILPPNIVIVTPTYISGYAQPYAQIDVYAASECENCEGANFLTTVQVDATGVFIVNVASSGKVTATSNDDAGNTSAFATCQDTSSTSCIISGFSASSSAACSNVNITFTDQSLPAPGLTINSWNWDFGDGNFSTETNPSHVYALPGSYTVQLVVGSSSGCTDTTSQIITIAEGINTIISADSVGCIGTLLHFKDVSIPSSGTFIVSWAWDLGNGTTSFFNEFDYAYADPGFYTVVMSVLNSDGCPGTDTLIVNIQAAPTADFSVLPLLCPLQPAVFTDLSTAGIGDSIVSWHWNFGDGDTSILQDPSHTYLAEGIYTVELIVENSLGCASTITKTVEVIAGGDADFTFIVSGNTVFFTNTSVFPADFDVKWKFGDGSTSNQVSPTHTFATTDNYLVCMIVIDNTCGINDTTCKNVFVIVGVDEPEWLGNTTVYPNPATDRIIIDNLPASAAIQSVRLVNTIGIELKSWKGLNLNTSVLELLLPNTANGLYYLEMNVDDKIYMKKILILNP; from the coding sequence ATGAAAAGAATTCTCCTCCTTAGTGTGTTGCTGTGCGCTTTTTTTGTAGACTCATCACTTGCTAACGTCTATTTTGTAACCAATAACAACCCGAGCGGAACAGGATCTTTAGGTGGCGCAATCACCAGCGCAAACAGTCATGTGGGCAAAGACTCCGTATATTTTAATATTCCTGTAGGAAGTGTGACCAGCAGAACAATTACGCTCAGCGCTATTTTCCCGCTGCCTTCCATTACGGATCCATTGGTGATAGACGGAACTTCACAGCCCGTGGGCGTTAGTTTTGGAATCACCAATGCAAAAATTCAGATCAAAGCCGCTGATTATATTCCTTCAGCCATTGTGATTGCCGCGGCGGATTGTGAGGTGTATGGTTTGTATATCCATCATTTTGTTGACGGTGTAATTATCACTGGAGGCGATTTTAAGTTTGGGGCAGTAAATTTTGGCAATGTAATTAATGATTGTACTTCCAACTGTATAAAAGTAACCAATGTCATCACCGGTTCATTTCTTTCCCTGTTTGTTGGTACCGATACCCTGGGAGCTGCAGGCGCTGCTCCATTGGCAAACGGCATTTACATATCAGGATCAAAGAAAATTACCATTGGGGGAAAACAAGCGGGTGTACGCAATACTATATCCGGAAACAATAATGGGCTTTATATCGCGGACAGTAAATTCATTGACATCCAGGGTAATTACATCGGCACGGATTATAATGGAGCGATGGCAGTGCCCAACACCAATGGAATTGTGATGACACAGGGAACTTATAACTGTGAAATTGGTGGTGATTCAGTGAAGGAGAGAAACCTGATTTCAGGAAATAGCGCTGCGGGGTTTGATCTGGAAATCTACTCATCACTGATAGATGGAAACTATATAGGTGTTGACGCCTCAGGTACTTTGCCCCTGGGCAATGGAACCTATGGCATCTATTTCCGCAATCTTTCTCACGATAACGTAGTCGGTGGAACTACTGCGGGTGTTGGGAATGTAATTGCTTACAATGGAAGTGAAGCGGTGTATTTTCAGAATGATGGCGTAAAAAACATCTCCATACGTACCAATCGTATTTTTTGCAATTCACAGCTAACAGGAACCGGTGGCATCGTTACTAACGGTGGCAATCAGGGCATACTGCCTCCAAATATTGTGATTGTAACACCAACCTATATTTCAGGATATGCACAACCATACGCCCAGATAGATGTTTACGCAGCAAGCGAATGCGAGAATTGCGAAGGTGCTAATTTTCTTACCACGGTTCAAGTGGATGCGACCGGTGTTTTTATTGTCAACGTTGCATCTTCAGGTAAGGTAACCGCTACTTCCAATGACGATGCCGGAAACACCTCCGCTTTTGCAACTTGCCAGGATACCTCAAGCACCAGTTGTATTATCTCCGGTTTTTCAGCGTCATCCAGCGCTGCATGCAGCAATGTCAATATTACATTTACAGATCAGTCACTACCTGCTCCGGGGCTTACCATCAACTCCTGGAACTGGGATTTTGGAGATGGCAACTTTTCTACGGAAACCAATCCCTCGCATGTATATGCCTTACCCGGCAGTTACACAGTACAACTGGTGGTGGGAAGTTCAAGCGGTTGCACCGACACCACTTCACAGATTATCACCATTGCTGAAGGCATCAACACGATTATTTCTGCCGACAGCGTTGGTTGCATTGGCACATTATTGCATTTTAAGGACGTTTCTATTCCGAGTAGCGGCACCTTCATCGTTTCTTGGGCCTGGGATCTTGGCAATGGCACTACTTCTTTCTTTAATGAGTTTGACTATGCCTATGCTGATCCTGGATTTTACACGGTGGTAATGTCTGTATTAAACAGCGATGGTTGCCCGGGAACAGATACTTTAATCGTAAACATACAGGCTGCACCGACTGCAGATTTTTCAGTTTTACCACTTTTATGCCCATTACAACCGGCGGTTTTTACTGATCTTTCAACAGCAGGCATAGGAGACAGCATTGTTTCATGGCACTGGAATTTCGGTGATGGTGATACCAGCATTCTGCAAGACCCTTCGCATACTTATCTTGCAGAGGGCATCTACACCGTGGAATTAATCGTGGAAAATAGCCTTGGTTGCGCCTCAACAATTACTAAAACAGTAGAAGTAATTGCTGGCGGCGATGCCGATTTTACTTTCATTGTTTCAGGCAATACCGTGTTTTTTACCAACACATCTGTATTCCCTGCAGATTTTGATGTGAAATGGAAATTCGGTGATGGCAGCACCAGCAATCAGGTGAGTCCAACCCACACTTTTGCAACAACAGACAATTACCTTGTCTGCATGATTGTAATTGACAATACCTGTGGAATCAATGATACGACTTGTAAAAATGTATTCGTGATTGTGGGTGTGGATGAACCGGAATGGTTGGGCAATACAACTGTATACCCGAATCCCGCTACCGACAGAATTATCATCGACAATCTGCCCGCTTCAGCAGCTATTCAATCAGTTCGCCTGGTAAATACTATTGGAATAGAATTAAAAAGCTGGAAGGGTTTAAACTTGAACACATCAGTTTTGGAACTTCTGTTGCCCAATACTGCAAATGGTTTATATTATTTGGAAATGAATGTGGATGATAAAATTTATATGAAGAAAATACTTATACTGAATCCTTAA
- a CDS encoding Do family serine endopeptidase, protein MNLKKLGLTAFVAMISALVTVGAYRYFDNNQQRTFEEKQAASARFAQVSYSGASELPSTLDFRYAAKRTTPGVVHIKTSYAPRQVSRNDQYNPFRDFFGDQFSPFGQQQPSESSGSGVIISDDGYIVTNNHVVDDGDKIEVILADKQSYVAKVIGTDPSTDIALLKIDEKDLPFISFGNSDSVEVGEWVLAVGNPFNLESTVTAGIVSAKGRNINLLRSRDTSAVESFIQTDAAVNPGNSGGALVNTNGQLIGINSAIATPTGTFAGYSFAVPVNIVSKVVNDLMKFGMVQRGFLGVQIATLNAELAKSKGLDAKSLSGVYVDGVKSGGAGDAAGLKSGDIITKVNSAAVNTSPELQEQVSRYHPGDKITITYLRDNKEKTVDVILKNNEGNTSYLKKDDTSVVSALGAEFENLSDKDLKDMGLTGGVRVSKLSDGKLSSNTNMREGFIITKIDNKPVNTVDDLKSILANKKGGVMIEGRYPDYPGQYFYAFGL, encoded by the coding sequence ATGAATTTGAAAAAACTCGGCCTTACCGCATTTGTCGCCATGATCAGTGCTTTGGTCACTGTTGGAGCCTACCGCTATTTTGATAACAACCAACAACGAACATTTGAAGAAAAGCAGGCAGCTTCTGCCCGCTTTGCGCAGGTTAGTTATTCCGGTGCCAGTGAATTACCGTCAACGCTCGATTTCCGTTATGCCGCAAAACGTACAACTCCTGGTGTGGTACACATTAAGACCAGTTATGCTCCCCGCCAGGTTTCCAGAAATGATCAATACAATCCTTTCAGAGATTTCTTTGGAGATCAGTTTTCACCGTTTGGACAGCAGCAACCTTCTGAGTCATCCGGTTCCGGTGTTATCATTTCTGATGATGGCTATATTGTTACCAATAACCATGTGGTGGATGACGGAGATAAGATTGAAGTAATTCTTGCCGATAAACAAAGCTATGTTGCGAAAGTGATTGGTACAGATCCTTCCACTGATATTGCTTTGCTCAAGATCGATGAAAAGGACCTTCCGTTTATTTCGTTTGGCAATTCAGATTCAGTGGAAGTTGGTGAATGGGTGTTGGCTGTCGGCAACCCGTTCAATCTTGAATCTACTGTAACTGCAGGTATTGTGAGTGCCAAAGGGCGCAACATTAATTTGTTGAGGAGCAGAGACACTAGCGCTGTGGAGTCCTTTATTCAAACAGACGCGGCTGTAAATCCGGGCAACAGCGGCGGTGCTTTAGTGAATACAAATGGACAATTGATCGGTATTAATTCTGCCATTGCTACTCCAACCGGAACCTTTGCAGGTTATTCATTTGCTGTGCCTGTTAATATTGTATCCAAGGTTGTGAATGACCTTATGAAATTCGGAATGGTGCAACGCGGTTTCCTGGGTGTTCAAATTGCGACTCTCAATGCTGAACTTGCAAAATCAAAAGGACTTGATGCGAAAAGCCTGTCTGGTGTTTATGTCGACGGTGTAAAATCGGGTGGTGCAGGAGATGCAGCGGGACTGAAATCAGGTGATATCATTACGAAAGTAAATAGTGCTGCTGTTAATACTTCACCTGAATTGCAGGAACAAGTGTCCCGTTATCATCCTGGAGACAAAATCACTATTACCTATCTTCGTGATAACAAAGAAAAAACGGTAGATGTAATACTGAAAAATAACGAAGGCAACACTTCATATCTTAAAAAGGATGATACCTCTGTTGTTTCCGCACTCGGTGCAGAATTTGAGAATCTCAGCGATAAGGACCTGAAAGATATGGGATTGACAGGAGGTGTGCGGGTGAGTAAATTATCCGATGGTAAACTGAGCAGCAATACGAATATGCGGGAAGGATTTATCATCACCAAGATTGATAACAAACCGGTAAATACCGTAGATGATTTGAAATCAATTCTTGCTAATAAAAAAGGAGGCGTAATGATTGAAGGCCGGTATCCCGATTATCCGGGACAATATTTTTATGCCTTTGGACTCTGA
- a CDS encoding diaminopimelate epimerase, with product MKLTFEKYHGAGNDFILVDNRQHHFPKEATLIAKLCDRRLGIGADGLILIERHPDFDFEMHYYNADGGLGSMCGNGGRCAVIFAKETGHFSQSTATFMAIDGIHTATIINHSLVKISMTPVTKISKAGSDYVLDTGSPHYVRFTKNVDDVDVLAEGKKIRYGSTYREKGINVNFATLSGDECSMRTYERGVENETLSCGTGTVAVAIAASLQLKNETVNQEYLVAAPGGKLKVYFTKESPEHFTNLFLEGPVQKVFQGQLEI from the coding sequence ATGAAACTTACATTCGAAAAATACCATGGTGCAGGCAATGATTTTATTCTTGTCGATAACCGGCAACATCATTTTCCAAAGGAAGCAACATTGATCGCGAAACTCTGTGACCGAAGGCTCGGAATAGGCGCTGACGGATTAATTTTGATAGAACGCCATCCTGATTTTGATTTTGAAATGCATTACTACAATGCTGATGGCGGTCTCGGTTCAATGTGCGGAAATGGTGGCAGATGTGCAGTCATTTTTGCAAAAGAAACAGGACATTTTAGTCAGTCAACTGCCACTTTTATGGCGATCGACGGAATTCATACCGCAACTATTATCAACCATAGCCTGGTGAAAATTTCGATGACACCGGTTACTAAAATTTCGAAAGCAGGCAGCGATTATGTCTTGGATACAGGTTCTCCGCATTATGTAAGGTTTACCAAAAATGTGGATGATGTGGATGTATTAGCAGAAGGGAAAAAAATAAGGTATGGCTCTACCTACCGTGAAAAAGGAATCAATGTGAATTTTGCTACACTGTCCGGAGATGAATGCAGCATGCGTACCTATGAACGTGGTGTGGAGAATGAAACATTGTCTTGCGGAACCGGAACGGTGGCAGTTGCCATTGCAGCATCCTTACAATTGAAGAATGAAACCGTTAATCAGGAATACCTGGTAGCTGCACCCGGAGGAAAGTTGAAGGTGTATTTCACAAAAGAATCGCCGGAACATTTTACTAACCTATTTTTAGAAGGTCCGGTGCAAAAAGTATTTCAGGGTCAATTGGAAATATAG
- a CDS encoding methionyl-tRNA formyltransferase, which translates to MGTPEFAVPSLQVLLEHDYNMVAVVTAPDKPAGRGMQLQQSAIKKFAIENGLKVLQPVKLKDPSFLNNLKELKPDLQIVVAFRMLPELVWQLPAIGTFNLHGSLLPQYRGAAPINWAIINGETETGVTTFFLQHEIDTGKILFQEKIAIGENETAGMLHDRMKLVGAALVLKTVQAIETESYPQIAQQENSDLRKAPKLFNANCSIDWQQPVSVIFNQIRGLSPSPAAYTLLNGKVLKILSAKKIRAQHALSPGAIATDGKTFLHFAAADGFIAVETLKMEGKKQMEVKEFLRGFRIDNG; encoded by the coding sequence ATGGGAACGCCGGAGTTTGCGGTTCCATCGCTTCAGGTTTTACTGGAACATGATTACAACATGGTGGCTGTTGTAACTGCACCGGATAAACCGGCAGGCCGTGGAATGCAGTTGCAGCAATCGGCCATAAAGAAATTTGCGATTGAAAATGGATTAAAGGTGTTGCAGCCTGTTAAACTTAAAGATCCCTCTTTTTTAAATAACCTGAAAGAATTAAAACCCGATCTTCAAATTGTAGTCGCGTTTAGAATGTTGCCGGAATTGGTTTGGCAACTTCCTGCCATCGGAACCTTCAACCTGCATGGCTCGCTGCTTCCCCAATATCGCGGTGCAGCACCGATTAACTGGGCCATCATCAATGGAGAAACAGAAACAGGAGTCACTACTTTCTTTCTGCAACATGAAATTGATACTGGCAAAATTCTATTCCAGGAAAAAATTGCCATAGGAGAAAATGAAACAGCGGGAATGTTGCACGACCGGATGAAGCTCGTTGGCGCAGCATTGGTTTTGAAAACAGTACAGGCGATCGAAACAGAAAGCTATCCTCAAATAGCACAGCAGGAAAATAGTGACTTGAGAAAAGCGCCGAAACTTTTCAACGCTAATTGCTCCATTGATTGGCAGCAACCCGTATCAGTCATCTTCAATCAAATACGTGGATTGTCGCCTTCTCCTGCTGCATATACTTTATTGAATGGAAAAGTCCTGAAGATTCTTTCCGCAAAAAAAATAAGGGCACAGCATGCACTTTCTCCGGGAGCAATAGCTACGGATGGTAAAACATTCCTTCATTTTGCTGCGGCAGATGGTTTTATTGCGGTAGAAACATTGAAAATGGAGGGGAAAAAACAAATGGAGGTAAAGGAGTTTTTGCGTGGTTTTCGCATTGACAACGGATAA
- a CDS encoding DUF1343 domain-containing protein codes for MQISSSHLTSDFCKTFFFLLIITFSQCLRPAISCAQVIVGAERMDQYVDSLKGKKIALVVNQTSLVGKKHLADTLLDLGIQIKKIFAPEHGFRGDADAGENITGAVDSKTNIPIVSIYGQKLKPTTEDLAGIDLVIYDIQDVGVRFYTYVSTLHYVVEACAENNIPLLVLDRPDPNGYYVDGPVLRPEFSSFVGMDPVPVVYGMTPAEYAQMLTGEQWLATKKVCAFSYVLCEGYDHSTFYTLPVNPSPNLRSMNAIHLYPSICFFEGTPVSVGRGTDRPFSIIGYPGFTKGNAEFNPKSLPGAKNPPYLNQTCKGFDLTGLNTGYFKENPRLMLHWLSDFYTSYPEKDKFFTSFFDKLAGTDQLRKQIEKGTPEMEIRRSWEPALSEFKVLRKKYLLYRDFEGQ; via the coding sequence ATGCAAATAAGCAGTTCCCATCTTACTTCCGATTTTTGCAAGACATTCTTCTTTCTTCTGATCATCACTTTTTCCCAATGTCTTCGTCCGGCAATCTCTTGTGCTCAAGTGATTGTTGGCGCAGAGAGAATGGATCAGTATGTTGATTCGCTGAAAGGAAAAAAAATAGCGTTGGTCGTCAATCAAACTTCTTTAGTCGGAAAGAAACACCTCGCTGATACTTTACTTGACCTGGGCATTCAGATAAAAAAAATATTTGCACCTGAGCATGGATTCAGAGGCGATGCAGATGCCGGTGAAAATATTACAGGCGCAGTAGATTCAAAAACAAACATTCCAATTGTTTCCATCTATGGCCAGAAGTTAAAACCCACTACTGAAGATTTAGCAGGAATTGACCTGGTTATTTACGACATTCAAGATGTGGGTGTCAGATTCTATACGTATGTCTCTACATTGCATTATGTGGTAGAAGCATGCGCTGAAAATAATATTCCTCTTTTAGTGCTTGATCGGCCTGATCCAAATGGATATTATGTGGACGGGCCGGTGCTAAGACCGGAATTCAGCTCCTTTGTTGGAATGGATCCTGTGCCGGTTGTATATGGCATGACGCCTGCAGAATATGCGCAGATGCTGACCGGCGAGCAATGGCTCGCTACAAAAAAAGTTTGCGCTTTCAGTTATGTTTTGTGTGAAGGATATGATCATTCCACCTTTTATACTTTGCCTGTTAATCCATCCCCGAATCTCCGCAGCATGAATGCTATTCACCTTTATCCTTCCATTTGCTTTTTTGAAGGCACACCGGTGAGTGTGGGACGCGGTACTGATCGTCCGTTTTCAATTATTGGATATCCGGGATTTACAAAAGGCAATGCGGAATTCAATCCGAAGAGTTTACCAGGCGCAAAAAACCCACCTTACCTGAATCAAACTTGCAAGGGTTTTGATCTAACTGGATTGAATACCGGTTATTTTAAAGAAAATCCACGACTGATGCTCCATTGGCTTTCGGATTTTTACACTTCGTATCCGGAAAAAGATAAATTCTTTACCTCGTTTTTTGATAAGCTTGCAGGCACTGATCAATTGAGAAAACAAATTGAAAAGGGAACGCCGGAGATGGAAATAAGAAGAAGTTGGGAGCCAGCTTTATCAGAGTTCAAGGTTTTGCGAAAAAAGTATTTGTTGTATCGGGATTTTGAAGGACAATAA
- a CDS encoding ABC transporter permease: MKISYFISRRLAIASGKSFSRLIIRVAVTAVALSVGVMIVAGAIVNGFQQEISEKVFGFWGHITIRSLEQGRSYGEVPVSINQSFYPGLEKAKGVRHIQVFATKAGILKTSQEMEGMVLRGIGTDFDWTFLKKYLVEGNILTAGDSSAKKQIMISKTTADRLNLHVNDDVIVYFVQNPMRYRKLTITGIYKTGLDEYDRLYAIVDIALIQRINNWTSEDVGGFEVFINNVNQLDQMGTVINSEYIGQDLEAKTMKQVNPNLFDWLDLQTMNEKVIIILMILVAIINMTTVLLILILERTNMVGILKSLGGSNWMIRKIFLYQAAYITALGLLLGNVFGIGICLAQKYFEIIKLPEESYYVSVAPVLIDPVYILSINAGTLLVCLITLIIPSYLVSRITPVKAIRFK, encoded by the coding sequence ATGAAGATTTCATATTTCATTTCCCGTCGTCTTGCAATTGCTTCCGGAAAATCGTTTTCGCGACTCATCATTCGTGTAGCGGTTACTGCCGTTGCATTAAGTGTGGGTGTAATGATTGTAGCTGGTGCAATTGTAAACGGTTTTCAGCAGGAAATAAGTGAAAAAGTTTTTGGTTTCTGGGGACACATTACTATCCGCAGTCTCGAGCAGGGGAGATCTTACGGAGAAGTGCCGGTTTCTATAAACCAATCTTTTTATCCGGGTTTGGAAAAGGCAAAAGGAGTCAGACACATTCAGGTTTTTGCAACCAAAGCCGGCATCTTAAAAACGAGTCAGGAAATGGAAGGGATGGTGTTAAGAGGCATTGGCACCGATTTCGACTGGACTTTTCTGAAAAAGTATTTGGTAGAAGGAAATATTTTGACTGCAGGCGATTCCTCAGCGAAAAAGCAGATAATGATTTCTAAAACCACGGCAGACCGATTGAATCTTCATGTGAACGATGATGTGATTGTGTATTTCGTGCAGAACCCGATGCGATACCGCAAGCTGACGATCACCGGAATTTATAAAACAGGCCTCGATGAATATGATCGTCTCTATGCGATTGTTGATATCGCACTCATTCAACGAATCAATAACTGGACAAGTGAAGATGTGGGCGGCTTTGAAGTCTTTATCAATAATGTGAATCAGCTCGATCAGATGGGCACAGTGATCAACAGTGAATACATTGGCCAGGATCTGGAAGCAAAAACCATGAAACAAGTAAACCCGAATCTTTTTGACTGGCTCGATCTTCAAACCATGAATGAGAAAGTAATCATCATCCTCATGATTCTTGTGGCCATTATTAATATGACAACAGTTTTACTCATTCTTATTCTTGAACGAACCAACATGGTGGGCATATTAAAATCACTCGGCGGTTCGAATTGGATGATCAGGAAAATATTTCTGTACCAGGCAGCTTATATCACCGCCTTAGGTCTTTTGTTGGGGAACGTTTTTGGAATTGGAATTTGCCTGGCGCAAAAATATTTTGAGATCATTAAGTTACCTGAAGAATCATATTATGTTTCTGTTGCCCCGGTGTTGATTGATCCGGTTTACATTTTATCGATTAATGCGGGAACTTTGCTGGTGTGCTTAATCACCTTGATTATTCCATCCTACCTCGTTTCACGAATCACTCCTGTAAAAGCAATTCGGTTCAAGTAA
- the purB gene encoding adenylosuccinate lyase: MNLTPLTAISPVDGRYRDKINSLEQYFSEYALIRYRIFVEVEYFIALAAQGIPAFKTFDHNIVEDLRALYKNFAEADAVRIKEIEKTTNHDVKAVEYFLREKFEEMGCGAFVEYIHFGLTSQDINNTAIPLSMKECLTHYYLPLLEHLIDLLKEKALAWKNIPMLAHTHGQPASPTLLGKEFYVFVERLIAQKDQLIAVPASAKFGGATGNFNAHYAAFPDMDWNAFANAFTQQTLGLKRSQYTTQIEHYDNLAAAFDAMKRINTILIDLCRDVWMYISMDYFKQKIKAGEVGSSAMPHKVNPIDFENAEGNLGVANALFEHFAAKLPVSRLQRDLTDSTVLRNIGVPVAHTAIALHSLLKGLNKLILNESALQFGLENNWAVVAEAIQTILRRENYPDPYGKLKELTRKNEKISRLEIEAFVSSLNVSEAVRNELRNVTPFNYTGKFIL, from the coding sequence ATGAACCTCACTCCTCTTACTGCCATTTCTCCGGTTGATGGCAGGTATCGCGATAAAATCAATTCGCTGGAACAGTATTTTTCAGAATACGCACTCATCCGGTATCGCATTTTTGTGGAAGTGGAATATTTTATTGCACTTGCAGCACAAGGGATTCCGGCGTTCAAAACATTTGATCATAACATTGTTGAAGATCTTCGTGCATTGTATAAAAATTTTGCAGAAGCAGATGCAGTCAGGATTAAAGAGATTGAAAAAACCACCAACCATGATGTGAAGGCAGTGGAATATTTTCTGCGCGAAAAATTTGAGGAAATGGGTTGTGGTGCATTTGTAGAATACATCCATTTCGGACTTACATCACAGGATATTAATAACACTGCTATTCCTTTGTCGATGAAGGAATGCCTGACACATTATTACCTGCCACTCCTTGAACATTTGATTGATTTGCTGAAAGAGAAAGCACTCGCATGGAAAAATATTCCGATGCTGGCACACACACATGGTCAACCTGCCTCTCCTACGCTATTGGGCAAAGAATTTTATGTGTTTGTTGAACGCCTGATTGCACAGAAAGATCAACTGATTGCTGTTCCGGCATCCGCAAAATTCGGCGGCGCAACCGGCAATTTCAATGCGCACTATGCAGCTTTTCCGGATATGGACTGGAACGCATTCGCGAATGCTTTTACACAACAAACACTTGGGTTGAAACGATCGCAGTACACAACACAAATTGAACACTACGACAATTTAGCTGCCGCATTTGATGCCATGAAAAGAATCAATACCATTCTGATTGATCTCTGCCGCGACGTTTGGATGTATATTTCAATGGATTATTTCAAACAAAAGATTAAAGCCGGCGAAGTAGGATCTTCCGCCATGCCGCACAAAGTGAATCCGATTGATTTTGAAAATGCAGAGGGAAATCTCGGTGTTGCGAATGCACTGTTTGAACATTTTGCGGCAAAACTTCCTGTTTCCAGATTGCAACGTGATCTGACGGACTCAACGGTGTTAAGAAATATAGGAGTTCCGGTTGCACACACTGCCATTGCGCTGCATTCGCTTTTGAAAGGACTGAATAAATTGATCTTAAATGAGTCTGCATTACAATTCGGCCTTGAGAACAACTGGGCCGTAGTGGCCGAAGCTATTCAAACCATTTTGCGTCGGGAAAATTATCCGGATCCTTATGGTAAACTGAAGGAACTCACGCGCAAGAATGAAAAAATATCACGTCTGGAAATTGAGGCGTTCGTAAGTTCATTAAATGTGAGTGAAGCGGTGAGAAATGAACTTAGAAACGTCACACCATTTAATTACACCGGAAAATTTATTTTATAG
- a CDS encoding RES family NAD+ phosphorylase: MEVFRITLKKHSRKLTASGNAARWNSKGNEVIYTAASRALSSLESIVHRSGEGLDENFRMMVIAIPDAVKIDVITLAELPDHWWEASQYRACRNIGDQWLAKGNTAVLKVPSAIILHEYNYLINPVHPHFKKIKLKRTEAFRFDPRIKE, from the coding sequence ATCGAAGTTTTCAGAATTACATTGAAAAAACATTCACGGAAACTGACCGCATCCGGCAATGCTGCACGTTGGAATTCAAAAGGCAACGAAGTAATTTATACAGCCGCTTCCCGGGCGCTCTCTTCCCTTGAAAGCATTGTTCACCGGAGCGGCGAGGGATTGGATGAAAACTTCCGGATGATGGTGATCGCAATTCCGGATGCTGTAAAAATTGATGTGATTACACTCGCTGAATTACCTGATCATTGGTGGGAAGCAAGTCAGTATCGGGCTTGCAGGAATATTGGCGATCAATGGCTTGCAAAAGGCAATACAGCAGTGCTGAAAGTTCCTTCTGCTATTATTCTCCATGAATACAATTACCTGATCAATCCAGTACATCCTCATTTCAAAAAAATAAAATTGAAAAGGACGGAAGCTTTCAGATTTGATCCAAGGATAAAAGAATAA
- a CDS encoding DUF2384 domain-containing protein yields the protein MHEAVVKSKQESVNHSSIFLRYDKSIRDLFAIVSEAKKGVNAKAFFDMVSVSGIDKNKMAGLMNVSLKTLLRYKQQNKKLSATKSERVLKLLALYKKGNEVFGDTNAFRRWLEKPAYGLNSMTPIELMHTSGGIDLIQEELTRIEFGDVA from the coding sequence ATGCATGAAGCAGTAGTCAAATCAAAACAGGAATCTGTCAATCATTCTTCCATTTTTTTACGGTACGATAAGAGCATCCGCGATTTATTCGCAATTGTTTCAGAAGCAAAAAAGGGTGTGAATGCCAAAGCTTTCTTTGATATGGTTTCTGTATCAGGTATTGACAAAAACAAGATGGCGGGACTCATGAATGTTTCGCTTAAAACATTGCTGCGATACAAACAGCAAAATAAAAAACTGAGTGCCACAAAGAGCGAACGCGTGCTGAAACTGCTGGCCTTATACAAAAAAGGAAATGAAGTATTTGGAGATACGAATGCATTCCGGAGGTGGCTCGAGAAGCCGGCTTATGGCCTGAATAGCATGACTCCTATTGAATTGATGCACACTTCAGGTGGAATTGATCTGATACAGGAAGAATTGACACGCATCGAATTTGGTGATGTAGCCTGA